Genomic segment of Arachis hypogaea cultivar Tifrunner chromosome 11, arahy.Tifrunner.gnm2.J5K5, whole genome shotgun sequence:
CTGGTGGGTAATAGAAAgtatttgaaaaaattattttgtaaaggGTTCTTCTGTCTATCTTGAACCATTCTTTCTCTAAGGTCATTATTTTTATAGGTACAAGTTTTTCATGGTAAGGATGTTCTTCTAATAATGGTTTTGTTTTGAATAGATTAAATAGTTGTAATAATGTATATCTATTAAAAGTAGGAACTTCATATAATCTTTTTGTTGATGTAGATAATTTTTCGCTCTTAACAACCTGTGACATTGTCAAAAGTTTAATGGCTAATTGTCTAGCTTGTAATGAAGTCATTGGTTGGTCAAGTGGTTGACCATAATCTTCACTACTTGCTTGTTTCTTACTCATTTCTATCTTGCAAAAATTCTCTTATTAGAAAATTAAGTAATGCATTCGATTCACCTTTAATGTGTTCAATAGAAAAATTAAAGCATGATAATATGGCCTGTCATCTAGCAGATATTTGTCTAAAAACTagatttttaacatcattttttagTACACTAGAAACAGCTTTATAGTCAGTCATGATTAAGAAGGTCTTATTAAACAGGTCTTTTTGAAATCGTGAAACACATAAGACAATAGCTAGTATTTCTTTTTTAATAGTGGCATAATTTTTCTGGGCCGAATTTCATATCCCATAAtgatatttaactatttattctTTTGATAAGTTTGGAAGAACTTGTTTAGGTATTCCTCCGTACCCTAATTCTGAGGCATCCGTCTCGACAATTAGACATGTCTTAGGGTCTAGTATACTTAGACAATAGATCTCTTTAACTATAGTTTTAATTTTTCGAACTATCTTAAAAATGTCTTCTAACCAAGGAGGAGGTTGTTTTCTTAACCTTTTATATAGAAGTtcacataaaatttttatttttggtaaaaattttcTTATATAATTAAGACATCTTAAAAATTTCTGTAATTATCTTTTGTTAAAATctcatttgaaaatttttctgCACATTCAACAGATCTTTTAATTAAAGTAATTGTCCTTTAAAAAATTTCATATCCAAAAATCAGTTAGTACTAGaggtgtaatatatatatatatatatatatatatatatatatatatatatatatatatattacacctCTACAACTGATTTTAAAAAGacaattaaaagaaataatactAATAcacttagaatttaaaatttttttcactaCACAGTCTTCgttctttgttttctcttttgCATAATTCATTGCAGATCAACTTTCTACAAGTAACATAATATTTATTCACCATGATTGATTTTTCACTTTTTAAAACTTTCATTGATTGATAATAAGATTTTAAAGAAGAATGATAATTggaaattttaattcattttgttGATTATCTTTTTAACATTTAAATAgagaaaaatttaaatatatatttttttgaaaatataaaaaaattaagaagaattcaaaatttctttatttttataaattaaaaagtaattaaagaaagaattaggattttttttttttttttttttagagtaGACATCATATATGTTACACAAATGCACATCAGTtaacttaaaaagaaaaatctcTAGGTACATATttgtttaaatatattatattccaCAAATAAGTTCATCCATTAATATGCAATCAAAATCCTGATTTATTActggattttaaaaaaaaattattaccctaaaaaagtaaaaatgtCCTTGTCTAGAAAAATAAATGTTACAAAGTTAGGCTTATATAGTGAATGTGTGATGTGATGATGTGAGAGACCACCCATCCTCTGTCCCTCCAAATCCCTCCAAAACGCATACCTATATAAAGCCGTTAATCGCAATGTTCTGCCTGCGAACCAAAAAGTAACAAAGAAACcaaacaatttaaaaataaaaaaaaattaaaaattttaaaaaaatcgatAAACAAAGAAAGGGCAATGGAGATTATCGAAGGTGTCTCCGGCGCCCACTTCTCCGGTTGGCGGCCATCATCGACGGTGCCTTCTGCTCCTACTTCTCCCAGCGCTCCATCTCAACCCTTCGTTATCGGTATATAAACTCATTCTTTATAAcagctcttcttctttcttctttttgtaatGTTTCTTTCTTCaatgtaagaaagaaagaaagaattgtGATGCGATGAAACGAATGCTTCACTTTCTCGGGAACCAAACACAATACAAGTTTCTTTGTATTCGATCGGGAATGAAAAATGAATCTCTTGCTATGCATTCTCTCATCATAGCTGGAAAATTCAAATAATTtcaattattttgttattttgttaatGGAATGCTTCGATTTGATTTTGATTCGCGTGGAGAAGGGGTCTCTGGAGGCACTGCATCGGGGAAGACCACAGTGTGTGAATTGATCATTCAACAACTGCAAGATCACAGAGTTGTTCTTGTTTGTCAGGTCACTACACGattcattttattatttcttcttgttCTTGGATCATAAAGAGATCAATGATCATGTCATGAATTATGCATTAAGAGGGATTGTGCGTGTTGCTTTCATCACAGGACTCATTCTATCGTGGACTAACAAATGATGAGCTGAAACACGTTCATGAGTATAATTTTGATCATCCTGGTATTGTGATCCCGAAACTTCTTAAATTAGATCAATTAACTGATTAAGATCATTATTAGGCACAACAAATTATGATGATTGCTGAGTTGTGTGATTTGGTTCTGGTATAGATGCATTTGATACAGAGCAACTTGTAGAAACCCTGAGCAAGCTCAAATCTGGGCAATCAGTTCAGGTTCCAGTATATGATTTCAAGCTCCATCAGAGATCTTCTGATGTTTTCCGATTGGTAAGCCAAGGTGTGTTGAACATTTTTCAGAAGAAACTTTATGAATAAGGGAGACACTTATTATTATTTGTCAGGTGAATGCTTCTGAAGTAATCATTATGGAGGGTATATTGGTTTTTCATGAGCAAAGAGTCCGAGACATGATGAATATGAAAATATTTGTTGATGCTGGTAAGAAATcctcttcaatttttcttttttgagatGTTAACTGGCCACAGTTTTCTGTGACAGTGAGATGTTGGTGTCGGTGGGTTTTTATAGTATATCCTTATGCATTCCGTGTTATGTAGATCCTGATGTAAGGCTTGCCCGCAGAATAAGACGTGACACGGTTGAAAGGGGTAGAGATGTACACTCTGTACTGGAACAGGTGAGATGATCATATCACATTGACAGATCAGGAATTCAGAaataattaggatttctcttattatAGAAATTAAACACTACTGATGCTTTAGATTTGGCTTTATTCATGAATAGCTAATTTCTGATTGTCGACCAACCCCTGCATGAAAGTCCACTTAGCTGATATGTAAAATCTTCAATGTATTGTCAGTATGCAAAATTTGTTAAGCCTGCATTTGAAGATTTTATTCTTCCATCCAAGAAGTATGCTGACATTATCATACCTCGTGGGGGAGACAATGGAGTAGCGATCGACTTGATAGTTCAACATATTCGTACCAAGCTTGGCCAACATAACCTCTGCAAGATATATCCAAATTTGAATTTGATATTCTCTACTTTTCAGGTTGCATAATTTTCCCCTCCTAAATTTTACTTATTTCTTCCCCCCACCAATTATTTCTCATGCTAATTTATGATATTGGATTTCTTACAGACTAGAGGCATGCATACTATTATTCGTGACAAGGATGTCTCAAAGCatgattttgttttttattctgaTCGGCTAATTCGTTTGGTAAGCAAGGACATCGAGATGTATGTGGACTTATTATTAACAAATAAGAACTAATCTTAGTATCACTGTATTAACAGGTAGTGGAACACGGTCTTGGTTACTTGCCATTTAAAGAGAGACATATTATCACCCCTACAGGTTCGTTTAAAGAAGAAGATAGACATGTTCATGGCATGCTTTGAAATATGTCATGAATATACTAAACTTCGTTTGATGACTCCACTAAGCTACCTTCATTACCTCTCAACACTTTCATGTTGTTTGCTTTTTATATACACCATAAAAATTCTTGTTATTCCATTCCAGGAGCAACTTATACCGGAGTTGAGTTTTGTAGGCAATTGTGTGGGGTATCCGTCATACGAAGGTAACTTCCACAATTTAAAAGTTTTACTAGCACTCTtactaccatgaattctcattgaTTAAGTCACTTTATTAAAAATGTAAACAATGTTGTAACCCTCTCTATGTTGGTTTCACTTATCAATTGTAATGTTTCAGTGGTGAAAGCATGGAAAATGCTTTGCGTGCATGCTGTAAAGGTATAAAAATAGGAAAGATACTCATCCACCGTCAAGGTGAGGAAACCCAGGTAACAGTTATGATTTTGATCAATCTTTCTTGATTTGTTAGATTTCCAAGAAGGTGGTACAACTCAGCAAATATAATGATCACCATGTTTTTGCCCTCCATTTTAGCTTATCTATGAGAAGCTTCCAAAAGATATTTCAGAGAGACATGTTCTTCTGATGGATCCTGTACTTAGTACGGGTGAGTTACCATGAAGCttctgttcatcacattcattattTGTCTGATAATTATGCATGACTCTCCATTGCTACTTTTGGTTATTCATCCAGGTAACACCGCCAGCCAGGCAATTGAGCTTCTTATAAAAAAAGGGGTTCCAGAGTCCAATATAATATTCCTCAACCTCATCTCTGTAAGTTTATGTTCAGACTGGATTGGATATATTTGGATGAATTTCAATGTGACACATTTTAACACCGACTTTTCAGGCTCCTGAGGGAATAAATTGTGTATGCACACGTTTTCCGCACCTCAAGATTATCACTTCGGAGATTGAAGAGGGACTAAATGACGAGTGCCATGTGATACCAGGTTTAGGAGAATTTGGTGACCGCTATTTTGGTACAGACGATTAGCTTGAAAGCAAAACAGAACGTTGCAGcagaaaaatacatatatataattttttggtgTTTAACACTGAAGTGACTAATAAACACGCCCGCCTTTTGTTGTTTAAGAGGGCAGTGGCCACCTCTAAATTTTtacaattctaaaatttttttcgtAATTTTGCAGAGGCTACATGAtatcaagtacttgtggtgtcatgagttctttctttttgcttttgattggttttttttttcttggtagTGTGCTAATATGACAAATGACACATTCTTAGTAGGTAAACCTTTGACTAATAAGATATTTAGATATCAATAGATCAATCTTATTTGCCTTATAATAAGGACAAGAAACATAAGAGCAAGGACACTAAATATATTGTGCTAAAATGCCATTATGCCACTAACATGAAAAACCCTATGCTGTAAACGAAAGTGCTGCAAAGGAATATTTCTCATTTGGGACAAAAAGTCaatatttaaaaatctaaaattgaatAATACCTCAAATAAGTCTCAAAAATTTGGATATGGGATAGATTCGTTCCAAAAAATTAACTTGGTCCGAGTTTTTCAATTTTCTATTCGTCTCCAACATATTTGGGCTTTGGCTAACGGCATATGAAGTTAGAAAGCTAGACAAAATTAATCTTTATTGGAGACAAATCTATCCTATGTTTGGAGTATTACTCATGTAAATTATAAACTCCCCACTTGGCCACTTCTTTGGGCATGACCCTAGAGAGTAGAGAACCTTCAATTGGCATGATAGCTTCATGGTAAACTGCCACCCTCAATAAAGAAGGTAGAACCCATGTTAATAATAGTAGTATGTGTGTTGTGTAATGTGTAAAATGGAGGAAGGAGAGATACCACCCTTGGGAGAGACTGGAGAACCTTCGGCGAAGGGTGAAACATAACGGCGGAAAAAGGAGAAAAGCGTGTAGGGGAGGTGTGGGCGCGCGCCAGAACCATTGCAGGTTGACTGACAGTGGGGACACAGTGGAAGCAGAATTTGTCGGTAGAAAGTGGAGAAGATTTCTATTTCTAAACccaaaaaagaaattattattattagaatctTACTAGTGAATTAATGGagtatttgtataatgtgtataattgactatttatttggtccaatataagttaaaaaatgaacatttagaataaaatactactaatttctcaaacacaatacacccatattatccagaataaccatccggataccaAAGATAATAAGCatctgatatcctactgaatcgaacatccCTATATTCTCATTGTACTTATTGTATAGATACGACATTGACTCCTTATACttcctcttattattattattattattattattattattattattattattattattgtatgaGTTATAGTTTTTGGTTTAGATTTTAAGAGTTAAGGATTTAGAGTTTAGAATTATAGATTAAGATTTATGAGTGAGTTAAAAGATTTAGAGATTAGTGTTTAAgagttatttatttagtattttttatttagtagTAAGTGTTTAGGATTTGTAGTTTAAGTTATGATTGAGGTATTTTGGATTCCTGGTTAGGGTTAAGAACTTTAAGATATGTTTTTGAGGGTTTAGAATTAAAAAGTTgtgttaggatttagggtttaaaaTCTAGGATTTGTGATTTAGGGTTTTAGAGTTTATGTTTAAGAGTTTAAGATTTTCGGTTTAGTGATGtgtatttagttttttaaaaaaaattagtttataaattttaaatttgtatacattaaaatatttgaaaataaatattctaaataaattgataTTATAATATACAATAAATTAAATTGTGTTTAGTTAATTAAAGATCTCACAACTTTTATTCAACTGATGttgatttagtatttttttaaagttgatgttagtttataattttttaaactaaaatataaatctaagagtattattagtgtaaaattataaaatttgaaataaacaaAGGTagcaaaataaatttaaaatttgaaaatattaaaatttaaaaaataaaaaattttaaaatttgtatttttttaaattttaaaatattgataattaatattgtaaaataaattttaaaataagtaattttatttaAACAAACATACTCCTAAAGTTTTAgggttatttatttaatattattagtagaaaatgataaaatttaaataaactcACGTCTCCGAAtgaattttagaatttgaaatcattaaagatttgaaaatagataattttaaatttcaaattttagaatttaaaattattaagtcTTTGAAagcaaataattttaaatttcatattttttaattttcaaagtattgaaaattagaattttttatttaaataaattatataaatatattaattactgaaataaataattttaaaaattattaccgaAATCCGTAATTCaaccttatctcgtttacagtgtaaacgagatatgtgcaagcttatcttgtttacactgtaaacgatatAAGGCTAGGCTATGGCTATGTATACATGTCGTTGACAGCGAGGTTTTTGGGCCCCGGTTTGAACCTTTCGACCactttttcctctcttttttcCTGTTCTGTCCATATTATTGAGTAATACGACGATGGCGCGTGCAGATGTACGTGATCCGGATATCAACAGGTTGAATGAGACTTGTCATTACGCCGGGGCAACCGACTCTGCGGTTAGTCCTGTTATCTTGAGTCCACAGTCACATGTACCCGCTACTAGCCGAATTCGGAAGGAACCTTGTGACCAACCCTCGAACGGCTCTAACTCCTCTACAACAAACACGGAAGTCACACCTTGTTGTATGACTCTTCCCAATCTCCATATATCTGagcaattgccttttgctttgcCATCCATACCTTTCTGTAGgagggtttgaagtgatagctttgTCGGACTGCACCTTGCAGGACAGGGATGTTGACGGATAGGTTGAACTGTATCAATGGCAAGATGACTTTGCAGATGAGACTGCTATCTAACTGTCGATGGTCCTGCGACATGGTGGGTGCTAAACAAGTATGCGCTCCACTAACCTTCCGGATCTCCCTAATGAAATAAAACATTCATGGTTGGAAACTACTCAACATATAGCAATAATAAATCACTTAGTACGCCTCAATTAAACATGAACTCACTAGTATCTGAGATTTTGTTGGAGGACAACACGGAGACTCCATGGACAACCATTTGTACTTTGACGgcaattgatgagtccatatttgatgatcattttttgcttgaattggacggatttcatcacataaactcacacttaatcaccaaaatagcatacttttgtgatttctctctagattgaaccaaaatatgaaaatatgcatttttgtgcttaaattgatcattttaatcccacttttattccattcgataacgtgatatattttgttaagtgatttcaggtcaattaggcaagaatggccaggcaaaagtggaaggagcATGCAAAATGAGAGATTTCattaagaaaacaaaggagaagcacacagtcaagtgtgcgtacgcacaaatcccagtgcgtgacttcattaatgaagcaTGTGGCTCGCAATTTTGGGGCttcttggcccaattttggatgTGCTGAAGCTGGTTTGAAGTGCTATATCAAGGGGGATCATTTTCATATGAAGGGAGCTCAATTTTAGATAGattattaggagtaggagtagtgtagattaaaAAATGCTCTCTTAagatttttaattaggtttcattgtagaattttatagtttcaatttTGATCTTAGATTTTGCTTATctcattgtaagtactctttaatttcttctttaatttcattacTCTTGCTACTTTGCCCATAGTTTTAAGTTGCTTGTTAATATATGAACCTTTAATTTCTTGAATCTTTTGTTTATGAATTTGATCTTTTATGATTTCTATATGCTTGATTGAGTTTatattgttgatattgtgaatagtttggttataatttttattttcctttgcgatttcttatattttgcttttatgctcaccaagtgtttgtgaaaatgccctttggtaattttgagtagattttcacactttGACTTGGGAAATGAGTtcttaggatactagagtcataatgtccgatatttaatggtaattcttggattgttagttgattcttgtttctattgacgctagctttttactaagtaattagtaagttagctaggacttaaaGATTaaagtcaattatgcttgcttgacttactccttgaTGTTAGGAGTTGACGAAGTGAGATTAACTCATCATAGTTATCATAGTTGTGAttatgacgatgataggattccttaattctcattcccaagtcaaggctcttttatgcatttatagcattttcactaagttTGATCTTGTTTTCCTTTTGATTGcattaattttctttttgatcaattgttagttattttaattttccgTTACACAATTgaaccccccccccctttttcctCACAACCAAGAGTGTGACATCTTAATTGCATAGTTCGagggagacgacccgagatttcaaACTCCTGGttattaatttgttttgaattgtgacatctttaaattaaactttgattggagtcaattgttggtttggactatacttgcgaTGAAGAAATTCTATTTGTGAAATTTCAAACCCGTTTTTGGCCCTCATCAGTAATGAACATGGTACTTTAATCGGTCCAATTCGATTACTCGGTACTCAACACTTCTGTaaatactgtagttcttcacaTCCTGCATCACTGCATCTCGGCATTTGAATCTGTCTCGACCGGCGTCTTCAGTACaaactcctcctcatcatccCTTTCAGAAGAATCACTATCAGTACTATCAGCAATGTACTCTTCGTCGGAGTCTTTCTCACCCACCTCCATGTCTTCCACTGGAATGGCGACATGAATCAGTAGTGGTGCGAGAGGTTGGTCGTCCAGCACATAGGTCAAGTGtacagaaccaccaccaccaataTCTCCAACCTCAGTGGAAAGCTCTATCATTTGTTCCGCCATGATTCTCCAATGGATGTCAAACATGAGTCACACATGCTCGTCCCCCAGGAGCCGATATAGTCAAAACCAGAAAACTCCATCACCCAAcggtgctagcaacctataccccACCCTTCCGACCTCTCTCGTTCTTGTGCCACCAATgttgctcaatatcaaactcttcaactTGGATAATGAACTTACACGTCGAGTGCGCAATAGTAACAGATTttcacactcaaatatcaccccATTGTCGCCGTTTTTTATACGACAATTATGGTAAACACACACAACTATTTACTGGatattttttcctttattttgtgaGAAAAACGGGAGAGAAGAAGATATGAAATGTATGTGGAGAATGCCAAGAGttgcacatccttttatagctgTTGAAAATTTGTCTTactgtatctcgtttacattgtaaacgaaatAATTTAACACGTATCGGTAAACGAGATAAGGTTGGGTTACAAATTTcgataataatttttatgattatttatttcagtaattaatacatttatttaatttatttaaataaaaaatctttggaAATTAAGGATGtaggataaatattaaaataagtaattttaattaatcaaGTTAAACAAATGTACTACTTTAAGAAATGAgcagtttaaatttaaaaaattaaaatatatgtgGTAGTATGTGTCTAGTTGTGtcgtaataaaaaataaaaaaatatttgaacacatttaaatacacctaaatatcatcacgtgtcaGTGTATCCAGTTTTATTCTCAAAATACATTTTTGAAATAAACTAGCGTATGTTCCCGTACTCTGTAcggaataatacataaaattatataaaaaaatttttaaaaaataaatatatataataattattattataaatattttacaaaattataattaaaatcaaattctcaaaattttaatattaaaatattaaaaataattagtatttgtcttaatcaatttgagtttgttgagtgATCATCTCAAGTTAGAATCTCACCTTGTGTGTGTAGCAATCCATTAGTTAGCAGTAAACTCTTAATAAATAGAGAATCAATACGTGGTTAGACTTGACAGGAGTACCCGAATATATGAGTACCCGACCCGCCCATATCCGGTTGGAGAGGGTAATAACTTACCTGAGTCAGAGCAGATTTTGCTCAGGATAGGGCATGGCCGGAGTGTACCCGCCCcggatatatacatataaacactttttaggTATTAGGATTTGCTTCACATCACAGATTCAGTGATTCACAACCTCAGTCCATACTCTATAGCCACGCAAGAGAAACCTAGTCATCCTCACTCATAGTCTTCTTCTTCTCGACTTCTTCACAAAAAAATCTCATAGCTCCCGTCATCGTCATTGCTGAACCCATCGCTGCCTACCCCCTTCACAGCTCCCATCTTTCTTTAAAGCTCATGTCGTCATCGCTGCTTATCCCATAACCATTGCTGTTGAGCCCATCACCACCTTTCTCATGCCGAGTCTCTTTTCTCTAGGTAAATTCACCCCTCTCTCTGTGAGTCTGTTAAGTTcttatcttcttcttccacagactCATCACTTAGTCACCGTTGCTTTGAGCCTGGGCATTGCCGTTGCAGTTTCATCTAAGTCTGTTaccgaataaaatagaatttttattcaagttGGACCAGTTGAAAATAGGTATGCATAagattattttttcatataatttctgaattttctcatccaaatttgatctacgTGATTGAATATTTTAGTATGCCGTTCATCGTGATTTCGTTGCgatattaatgtgataaaagttacGGTCATTTTATAACTAATATATGAGATAGACCAAATTATTAAAGTAATCAGGAAAATAACATTTAGATATGCgcataaaatttataagatgtgattatctcaggaaaatatatatgtatagcccaagtggaagattattaagaaattattatttttttaatatatttatgaataatacatatattaattataatcgcaaattaagtaatttcacattaaaatgacttatataatggtgatctcatttattgtcataaatattaaattaaataagtcattattatttttgatttggataaatgagattaaaacGATATATAccattttatttgagtttttgggtttaatgagtgtcacactcaaagataaataatgacttcagaattttggtctccaacacatcaaactCGGCTCGGTAGCTTTTTTTTCATAGT
This window contains:
- the LOC112722234 gene encoding uridine/cytidine kinase UKL1, chloroplastic, encoding MEIIEGVSGAHFSGWRPSSTVPSAPTSPSAPSQPFVIGVSGGTASGKTTVCELIIQQLQDHRVVLVCQDSFYRGLTNDELKHVHEYNFDHPDAFDTEQLVETLSKLKSGQSVQVPVYDFKLHQRSSDVFRLVNASEVIIMEGILVFHEQRVRDMMNMKIFVDADPDVRLARRIRRDTVERGRDVHSVLEQYAKFVKPAFEDFILPSKKYADIIIPRGGDNGVAIDLIVQHIRTKLGQHNLCKIYPNLNLIFSTFQTRGMHTIIRDKDVSKHDFVFYSDRLIRLVVEHGLGYLPFKERHIITPTGATYTGVEFCRQLCGVSVIRSGESMENALRACCKGIKIGKILIHRQGEETQLIYEKLPKDISERHVLLMDPVLSTGNTASQAIELLIKKGVPESNIIFLNLISAPEGINCVCTRFPHLKIITSEIEEGLNDECHVIPGLGEFGDRYFGTDD